The following coding sequences lie in one Myxococcus xanthus genomic window:
- a CDS encoding TonB-dependent receptor domain-containing protein, protein MALFEQKLMWARSWTLPALLLAWASPAAAQSEPPQDAAAVVPEPSREQVAPEPPLAPDTAAAPESPPAEPLAQPEPSLMGDAPLASEVPASEPLVLEPAPEAVEKKFESVVVGTSEARTSGSIHVLKPAQLERFERDDPAAILQTVPGVYARGEDGFGLRPNVGLRGVNPDRSKKVTLLEDGILFGPAPYSAPAAYYFPLATRMQSIRVLKGPSAIQQGPQTVGGSVDFLTRDIPAAESIWLDVAGGGYLYGKVHGVFGASTERAGFLLEGLHLRSDGFKELDTVGGNTGFTRNEWMAKGRYLLVPEGPVRQTLQVKLGYSDEDANETYLGLSDADFAAAPLRRYIASALDHMKWHRTQVVLSHELEAGGLAVTTSVYRHDLSRAWRKVNRFRGASIASVLADPTSARNSIYYGVLTGTVDTSSTQDALLIGPNDRTFVSQGLQSIARWSAVTGPLSHNVELGARFHYDSIDRLHTEDAYLMQGGQLVRTNEPTYTTANNRDSTHAVALHATDAIAWGPLVLTPGVRLEIIRSNSVNRLVGTASSGALEVLMPGMGVYGALTRELGLFAGAYRGFSPPAPGQPSAVLPEKSINYEGGARWTRRGERFEALGFFNDYSNLTDICTFSSGCLNDDLDRQTDAGKAFIYGLEIFGEKTFRPGGGLTFPVSLAYTFTRTRLREDFQSADPQFGNVRAGDELPYVPRHQIYATAGVESSWGGLALSAFYVDAMRERAGQGEAPPGELTGALLTFDVNANWNFSRWGQLYLSARNILDEQVIVSRRPYGARPNAPRTIILGAKLSI, encoded by the coding sequence ATGGCACTGTTCGAGCAGAAGCTGATGTGGGCGCGGAGCTGGACACTTCCGGCGCTCTTGCTGGCATGGGCCTCCCCGGCCGCGGCGCAGTCCGAGCCGCCCCAGGACGCCGCCGCCGTGGTCCCCGAGCCGTCGCGGGAGCAGGTGGCACCCGAGCCGCCCCTGGCACCGGACACCGCCGCCGCTCCCGAGTCGCCTCCGGCCGAGCCGTTGGCACAGCCCGAGCCGTCCCTCATGGGCGACGCGCCGCTGGCCTCCGAAGTTCCCGCGAGCGAGCCGCTCGTCCTGGAGCCTGCGCCCGAGGCCGTCGAGAAGAAGTTCGAGAGCGTGGTGGTGGGTACGTCGGAGGCGCGCACCAGCGGCTCCATCCACGTGCTGAAGCCCGCGCAGCTCGAGCGTTTCGAGCGCGATGACCCGGCGGCCATCCTCCAGACGGTTCCCGGTGTGTATGCACGAGGCGAGGACGGCTTCGGCTTGCGGCCGAACGTGGGCCTGCGCGGCGTCAATCCGGACCGCAGCAAGAAGGTCACCCTGCTCGAGGACGGCATCCTCTTCGGCCCCGCGCCGTACTCCGCGCCGGCGGCCTATTACTTCCCGCTGGCCACGCGCATGCAGAGCATCCGCGTACTCAAGGGCCCTTCGGCCATCCAGCAGGGACCGCAGACGGTGGGCGGCTCCGTGGATTTCCTCACCCGAGACATCCCCGCGGCGGAGTCCATCTGGCTGGACGTGGCGGGGGGCGGGTACCTCTACGGCAAGGTCCATGGCGTCTTCGGCGCGAGCACCGAGCGTGCGGGCTTCCTGCTGGAAGGTCTCCACCTGCGCAGTGACGGCTTCAAGGAACTGGACACCGTGGGCGGTAACACGGGCTTCACCCGCAACGAGTGGATGGCCAAGGGCCGCTACCTGCTCGTTCCCGAGGGGCCCGTCCGCCAGACGCTCCAGGTCAAGCTGGGCTACTCCGACGAGGACGCCAACGAGACGTACCTGGGCTTGAGCGACGCGGACTTCGCCGCTGCGCCGCTGCGGCGCTACATCGCGAGCGCCCTGGACCACATGAAGTGGCACCGCACTCAGGTCGTTCTGAGCCACGAACTCGAGGCCGGCGGGCTGGCGGTGACGACATCCGTCTACCGGCATGACCTGAGCCGGGCCTGGAGGAAGGTGAACCGCTTTCGGGGCGCATCCATCGCCAGCGTGCTCGCGGACCCGACGAGCGCGCGCAACTCCATCTACTACGGCGTGCTTACCGGAACGGTCGACACGTCGTCGACCCAGGACGCGCTGCTCATCGGTCCCAATGATCGGACGTTCGTGTCTCAGGGCCTCCAGAGCATTGCCCGGTGGTCCGCCGTCACGGGGCCGCTGAGTCACAACGTCGAGCTCGGCGCCCGCTTCCACTACGACAGCATCGACCGCCTTCACACCGAGGATGCCTACCTCATGCAGGGCGGCCAGCTCGTGCGTACCAACGAGCCCACGTACACGACGGCCAACAACAGGGACTCCACGCACGCCGTTGCCCTGCACGCGACGGACGCCATTGCGTGGGGGCCCCTGGTGCTGACGCCGGGTGTCCGCCTGGAGATCATCCGTTCCAACTCCGTGAACCGGCTGGTGGGGACAGCGTCGAGCGGCGCGCTGGAAGTGCTCATGCCGGGCATGGGTGTCTACGGTGCGTTGACGCGAGAGTTGGGCCTGTTCGCGGGCGCCTATCGCGGCTTCTCGCCCCCCGCGCCCGGACAGCCCTCCGCGGTGCTTCCGGAGAAGAGCATCAACTACGAGGGCGGCGCGCGGTGGACACGCCGCGGAGAGCGTTTCGAGGCCTTGGGCTTCTTCAACGACTACTCGAACCTCACCGACATCTGCACGTTCTCCAGCGGATGCCTCAATGACGACCTCGACCGGCAGACGGATGCGGGCAAGGCGTTCATCTATGGCCTGGAGATCTTCGGCGAGAAGACCTTCCGTCCGGGTGGCGGCCTGACGTTCCCCGTCTCGCTGGCGTACACCTTCACCCGCACGCGGCTGCGCGAGGACTTCCAGTCCGCGGACCCGCAGTTCGGCAACGTGCGAGCGGGAGACGAACTGCCCTACGTTCCGCGGCACCAGATCTACGCCACCGCGGGCGTGGAGTCGTCCTGGGGCGGCCTGGCACTGAGCGCTTTCTACGTGGATGCCATGCGCGAGCGGGCGGGGCAGGGCGAGGCACCTCCAGGCGAGCTGACGGGCGCGCTGCTGACGTTCGACGTCAACGCGAACTGGAACTTCTCTCGCTGGGGGCAGTTGTACCTGAGCGCGCGCAACATCCTGGACGAGCAGGTCATCGTGTCGCGCCGCCCCTACGGAGCCCGGCCCAACGCGCCCCGGACCATCATCCTGGGCGCCAAGCTGTCCATCTGA
- a CDS encoding TolC family protein, which translates to MASPSVILLALFAASTLTEPSPSIPAPVPFQPKVEDAMLTPVAPAQRQVTTWDEALALVRERSTDLRSAEAGVERAAGRSRQALAALLPNARLSSSVGVDLLNPDLPVGAGGTPLVGIGGGDTRGPSTPLITATANVTQSLVDVSAWRGRASAVAAEKGAAATLGETRRLLTRGLAQVLVSTVAAERAAEINRVGLRQALERFALAQRTYELGAGNQLDVVRVEQDVAVARGALVAGDEQLRRSREALGLAVGFGNAVGVSRDFNLQGLVNETQRACTPLKDMNERTDLVASRAQLESARDSRQQATAGYLPTLGLSSTAIGLTTDPGFGRVAIWSVSAVLSVPIWEGGLRGGLIREREGLERQAAETLESTRRDVSIQVAQARRSVEVAEALVATAVASRDLADRTDRLTRRSFEVGRGSSLELVQSGAALRQAELTLVLREFELVQARLDSFLTEARCDW; encoded by the coding sequence ATGGCATCCCCTTCCGTCATTCTTCTGGCGCTCTTCGCGGCGTCGACGCTGACCGAGCCGTCACCGTCCATTCCTGCGCCCGTCCCCTTCCAGCCGAAGGTGGAGGACGCGATGCTCACCCCCGTTGCCCCCGCACAGCGGCAGGTGACGACCTGGGACGAGGCGCTCGCGCTCGTCCGGGAACGTTCCACCGACCTCCGAAGCGCCGAAGCCGGCGTGGAGCGCGCCGCTGGCCGCTCCCGGCAGGCCCTGGCCGCGCTGCTACCCAATGCGCGTCTGTCATCCAGTGTCGGTGTGGACCTCCTCAACCCCGACCTCCCCGTGGGCGCTGGCGGTACACCACTGGTGGGCATAGGTGGCGGCGACACCCGCGGTCCCTCCACGCCGCTGATCACCGCCACGGCGAACGTGACGCAATCCCTGGTGGACGTCAGCGCCTGGCGCGGGCGCGCCTCGGCCGTGGCCGCCGAGAAAGGCGCGGCGGCGACGCTGGGCGAGACGCGGCGGCTGCTCACGCGGGGGCTGGCCCAGGTGCTGGTGTCCACGGTGGCGGCGGAGCGGGCGGCGGAGATCAACCGCGTGGGCCTGCGGCAGGCATTGGAGCGCTTCGCGCTCGCGCAGCGCACCTATGAACTGGGCGCGGGCAACCAGTTGGACGTGGTGCGCGTGGAGCAGGACGTGGCGGTGGCCCGTGGCGCCCTCGTCGCGGGAGACGAGCAACTGCGGCGCAGCCGTGAGGCCCTGGGTCTGGCGGTGGGCTTCGGCAACGCCGTTGGCGTCAGCCGGGACTTCAACCTCCAGGGACTGGTGAACGAGACGCAGCGGGCCTGCACGCCCTTGAAGGACATGAACGAGCGGACGGACCTCGTGGCCTCGCGCGCGCAGCTGGAGTCCGCGCGCGACAGCCGCCAGCAAGCCACCGCCGGCTACCTGCCCACGCTGGGCCTGTCGAGCACCGCCATTGGCCTCACCACGGACCCCGGCTTCGGCCGCGTGGCCATCTGGAGTGTGTCCGCGGTGCTCTCCGTCCCCATCTGGGAAGGCGGCCTGCGCGGCGGCTTGATTCGCGAGCGCGAGGGGCTCGAGCGCCAGGCAGCGGAGACGCTGGAGAGCACCCGCCGCGACGTGTCGATTCAGGTGGCCCAGGCCCGGCGCTCCGTGGAGGTGGCCGAGGCCCTGGTGGCGACGGCGGTGGCGTCCCGCGACCTCGCGGACCGGACCGACCGCCTCACCCGCCGTTCTTTTGAAGTGGGCCGCGGCAGCAGCCTCGAGCTGGTGCAAAGCGGAGCGGCCCTGCGCCAGGCGGAGCTGACCCTGGTGCTGCGTGAATTCGAGCTCGTCCAGGCGCGCCTGGACTCATTCCTGACGGAGGCGCGGTGCGACTGGTGA
- a CDS encoding efflux RND transporter periplasmic adaptor subunit: protein MKAMWGATLLAVVAGCSGQKAAPPAPPPREVEVVTLTPREVRETGEYLGSLMSRQNVSVLPQVAGYVRKIHVRPGEKVEAGAALIEVDSREGTAALDSAQAQLSSTQVSLELARRTLERTEALYKEGLASAQELEQGRAQVEAAQAAARSSAAQVTQRQVQLQYHVVRAPFAGTMGDVLVRLGDYVGMTTPLTSVAQADVLEVSVSVPSPRARSMKPDTALEILDGTGKVLLTSNVFYIAPQADPRTQLVEVKAAFRNTVGLRPSELVRARLVYSARDALQIPALAIVRQSGQPFALVVLAKDGKTVVERRPITLGALGEMAYVVESGLQSGDQVAVSSLQALRDGMAVKPKQANAPNAPTDSGPPRASGNGGGTVGGSR, encoded by the coding sequence ATGAAGGCAATGTGGGGTGCCACCCTGCTGGCGGTGGTGGCGGGCTGTTCGGGGCAGAAGGCCGCCCCACCGGCCCCTCCGCCCCGCGAGGTGGAAGTCGTGACGCTCACCCCGCGCGAGGTGCGCGAAACGGGGGAGTACCTGGGCTCGCTGATGTCGCGGCAGAACGTCAGCGTGCTGCCCCAGGTCGCGGGCTACGTGCGCAAGATTCACGTGCGTCCCGGTGAGAAGGTGGAGGCCGGCGCGGCGCTCATCGAGGTGGACTCGCGCGAAGGCACCGCCGCGCTCGACAGCGCGCAGGCGCAGCTCAGCTCCACCCAGGTGAGCCTGGAGCTGGCGCGCCGCACGCTGGAGCGCACCGAGGCGCTCTACAAGGAAGGGCTCGCGAGCGCGCAGGAGCTGGAGCAGGGCCGCGCGCAGGTGGAGGCGGCCCAGGCCGCGGCGCGTTCTTCCGCCGCGCAGGTGACGCAGCGCCAGGTGCAGCTCCAGTACCACGTGGTGCGCGCGCCCTTCGCAGGCACGATGGGCGACGTGCTGGTGCGGCTGGGTGACTACGTGGGCATGACGACGCCGCTCACCAGCGTGGCGCAGGCGGACGTGCTCGAGGTGAGCGTGTCGGTGCCGTCGCCGCGCGCCCGGTCGATGAAGCCCGACACCGCGCTCGAAATCCTCGACGGCACGGGCAAGGTGCTGCTCACCAGCAACGTCTTCTACATCGCGCCCCAGGCGGACCCGCGTACCCAGTTGGTGGAGGTGAAGGCCGCCTTCCGCAACACCGTGGGCCTGCGGCCCAGCGAGCTGGTGCGCGCGCGGCTCGTGTACTCGGCCCGGGATGCGCTGCAGATTCCCGCGCTCGCCATCGTGCGGCAGAGCGGTCAGCCCTTCGCGCTGGTGGTCCTGGCGAAGGACGGGAAGACGGTGGTGGAGCGCCGCCCCATCACGCTCGGCGCGCTGGGCGAGATGGCCTACGTGGTGGAGAGCGGGCTCCAGTCGGGCGACCAGGTCGCCGTGTCCTCGCTGCAAGCGCTGCGGGATGGCATGGCGGTGAAACCCAAGCAGGCCAACGCCCCCAACGCCCCCACTGACAGCGGCCCGCCCCGGGCCTCTGGCAATGGTGGCGGCACTGTCGGCGGGAGCCGCTGA
- a CDS encoding MarR family winged helix-turn-helix transcriptional regulator: protein MTVPEQMASLRRAIRRLLTERLGEQTSRPFMQLLALKSIADGVRSQAAIAERLLVDAPAVSRLVARLEEDGLVKRSTAEDRRCARLELSPAGQTELNLLRDALLWTDAELLRYLTAQEMAEFKRLTVKLLTGLLQARGPVPLEGGCGSSDS, encoded by the coding sequence ATGACTGTCCCGGAGCAAATGGCCTCGCTGCGGCGCGCCATCCGTCGCCTCCTCACCGAGCGACTGGGCGAGCAGACCAGCAGACCCTTCATGCAGTTGTTGGCGCTGAAATCCATCGCTGACGGTGTGCGCAGCCAGGCCGCCATCGCGGAGCGGCTGCTCGTGGACGCACCCGCGGTGAGCCGGCTCGTCGCGCGCCTGGAGGAGGACGGCCTGGTGAAGCGAAGCACCGCGGAAGATCGCCGGTGCGCGCGCCTGGAGCTTTCCCCGGCCGGTCAGACGGAGCTGAACCTGCTGCGCGACGCGCTCCTATGGACGGACGCGGAGCTGCTTCGCTACCTCACGGCGCAGGAGATGGCGGAGTTCAAGCGCCTCACAGTCAAGCTCCTGACGGGCCTTCTCCAGGCCCGGGGGCCGGTGCCGCTGGAAGGCGGCTGCGGCTCGTCCGACTCCTGA
- a CDS encoding HTTM domain-containing protein: MTEVASGKRPASGRLWQVLLAPRDIAALVAFRVALGLLIFVSAVRFLAYGWVDVLFTGPRFHFTYWGFGWVPALPAPWMHAVFGVLAVLGLCMAVGLFYRVTVGLLFVAFTYVQLVDVSNYLNHYYLVSLLLGLMLLVPAHRAFSVDAWRKPALRSDWLPSWCTLLLRFQVGVVYVFAGLAKLTGDWLLHAQPLSIWLSARTSLPLVGPMLDEPWVAYVAAWSGFLFDTTIVAFLLTRKLRPFAYVVVLGFHAATSALFPIGMFPVIMVTGALVFFEASWPRRLFRGLRARLARSSVAKSAAPAMPATLALSAPGWMGQVALGLALTYAVVQIAVPLRTHLYGGNVLWHEQGMRFSWRVMAREKNGSVTFIVRDPASDREWHVAPSQYLTRLQEREMSVQPDLILQLARHIARDFEAQGKGPVQVHAEAHVSLNGRPAELLVDPDVDLAREVDNLAPKRWIRPAPESPPIRLRSPLRSATAERP, translated from the coding sequence ATGACTGAGGTGGCGTCCGGCAAGCGCCCCGCGTCCGGGCGCCTCTGGCAGGTGCTGCTGGCGCCGCGAGACATCGCGGCGCTGGTGGCGTTCCGCGTGGCGCTCGGACTGCTCATCTTCGTATCGGCGGTCCGGTTCCTCGCCTACGGCTGGGTGGACGTGCTGTTCACCGGCCCCCGCTTCCACTTCACCTACTGGGGCTTCGGCTGGGTGCCCGCGCTGCCGGCGCCGTGGATGCACGCCGTCTTCGGGGTGCTCGCGGTGCTCGGGCTCTGCATGGCGGTTGGCCTTTTCTACCGCGTGACGGTGGGCCTGCTGTTCGTCGCCTTCACCTACGTCCAGCTCGTGGACGTCAGCAACTACCTCAATCACTACTACCTGGTGAGCCTGCTCCTCGGGCTGATGCTCCTCGTGCCGGCGCACCGGGCCTTCTCGGTGGATGCCTGGCGCAAGCCCGCGCTGCGCAGTGACTGGCTGCCCTCGTGGTGCACGCTCCTGCTGCGATTCCAGGTGGGGGTGGTGTACGTCTTCGCGGGGCTGGCGAAGCTGACCGGTGACTGGCTGCTCCATGCCCAGCCCCTCAGCATCTGGCTGTCGGCTCGGACGAGCCTCCCTCTCGTCGGCCCCATGCTCGACGAGCCCTGGGTCGCCTACGTCGCGGCCTGGTCGGGATTCCTCTTCGACACCACCATCGTCGCCTTCCTCCTCACCCGGAAGCTGCGGCCCTTCGCCTATGTGGTGGTGCTCGGGTTCCACGCGGCCACCTCCGCGCTGTTCCCCATTGGCATGTTCCCCGTCATCATGGTCACCGGGGCCCTGGTCTTCTTCGAAGCCTCCTGGCCACGGCGGCTGTTCCGCGGACTGCGCGCCCGCCTTGCCCGGTCGTCCGTCGCGAAATCGGCCGCCCCTGCAATGCCCGCGACGCTGGCCCTGAGCGCTCCCGGCTGGATGGGACAGGTGGCGCTCGGACTGGCCCTGACCTACGCCGTCGTGCAAATCGCCGTGCCCCTCCGCACACACCTCTACGGTGGCAACGTCCTGTGGCACGAACAGGGCATGCGCTTCTCGTGGCGGGTGATGGCGCGCGAGAAGAACGGCAGCGTGACGTTCATCGTCCGCGACCCGGCGTCGGACCGGGAGTGGCACGTCGCGCCCAGCCAGTACCTCACCCGCCTCCAGGAGCGGGAGATGTCGGTGCAGCCGGACCTCATCCTCCAGTTGGCGCGGCATATCGCCCGGGACTTCGAGGCGCAGGGCAAGGGGCCGGTGCAGGTTCACGCCGAAGCGCACGTGTCCCTCAACGGGCGTCCCGCGGAGCTACTGGTGGACCCCGACGTGGACCTCGCCCGGGAGGTGGACAACCTCGCGCCCAAGCGGTGGATTCGCCCCGCCCCGGAGTCACCGCCCATCCGCTTGCGCTCTCCGCTGCGCAGCGCGACGGCCGAGCGCCCCTAG
- a CDS encoding cell envelope biogenesis protein TolA, whose translation MLVLVLALAVGLAISLYFNLFAGPKHAALPSSSTSSSAPRAELVTDTQARAKAEAELQRKQKELDEQRTQLQDVKEQLKQAKRKLYEQKESDKSAQDLAKARAEVERNASTQLERTREELSHALVENQRLKAEVESKGRRPQPAPAAPAPIAAPATQVAAPAQEGEAVIAAVVPVVPTATETVPQERGQRRYRELTDADREKMERLEQAANKDRLRAVELEKELRRVKGRNETQQRVYAATKHDLDLSRDKYKALEKRLNRTLLERDLIRRAIKDLEKKTGMLADRTELTPEEVAASDQRTEETSRVRAEAEAQATPKTEAPADTEQQAPESAPADAESKPAQA comes from the coding sequence GTGCTGGTCCTGGTCCTCGCCCTTGCTGTCGGGCTCGCCATCTCGCTCTATTTCAATCTCTTCGCCGGCCCCAAGCACGCCGCGCTTCCCTCGTCGTCCACGTCGTCGTCGGCGCCCCGCGCCGAGTTGGTGACGGACACCCAGGCGCGTGCCAAGGCCGAGGCGGAGCTGCAGCGCAAGCAGAAGGAGCTGGACGAGCAGCGCACTCAACTTCAGGACGTGAAGGAGCAGCTGAAGCAGGCCAAGCGCAAGCTCTACGAGCAGAAGGAGTCCGACAAGAGCGCGCAGGACCTGGCCAAGGCGCGTGCCGAGGTGGAGCGCAACGCCTCCACGCAGCTCGAGCGGACCCGTGAGGAGCTGTCCCACGCGCTGGTGGAGAACCAGCGGCTGAAGGCGGAGGTGGAGTCCAAGGGCCGCCGCCCGCAGCCCGCGCCGGCCGCGCCCGCCCCCATCGCCGCGCCCGCCACGCAGGTCGCCGCGCCCGCCCAGGAGGGTGAGGCCGTCATCGCCGCGGTGGTGCCGGTGGTGCCCACGGCGACGGAGACGGTGCCGCAGGAGCGTGGCCAGCGCCGCTACCGCGAGCTGACTGACGCCGACCGCGAGAAGATGGAGCGGCTGGAGCAGGCGGCGAACAAGGACCGCCTCCGCGCGGTGGAGCTGGAGAAGGAACTGCGCCGGGTGAAGGGCCGCAACGAGACGCAGCAGCGCGTCTATGCCGCCACCAAGCACGACCTGGACCTGAGCCGCGACAAGTACAAGGCCCTGGAGAAGCGCCTCAACCGCACGCTCCTGGAGCGCGACCTGATTCGCCGGGCCATCAAGGACCTGGAGAAGAAGACGGGCATGCTCGCCGACCGCACGGAGCTGACGCCCGAGGAGGTCGCCGCCAGCGACCAGCGCACCGAGGAGACGTCGCGCGTGCGCGCCGAGGCCGAGGCCCAGGCCACCCCCAAGACGGAGGCCCCGGCCGACACCGAGCAGCAGGCGCCCGAGAGCGCTCCGGCCGACGCGGAGTCCAAGCCCGCGCAGGCCTGA
- a CDS encoding imelysin family protein — translation MNTESSRPLYVLRARAIALAVPALLSLSACKSDKVTPADAGTDNPDNTVAATRAALLEASGACVLQTAREFQTVATAMESAVAAHAATPDATTRDAARAAYHQAMDAWQVAEVMQFGPAAPRSLPGGAEIRDNIYSWPLVSRCAIEEQIVNRGYESASFDSSLVSRRGLYALEYLLFFEGNDTACPGTSVIVSQGTWAALSADERAARKRAYAAVVAADVHRRADALVNAWAPDGQNFSRTLTTAGSGNAVYPSTQAALNSVSDAIFYFEREVKDLKVARPLALRDCSTSTCPEHLESQFAARSKANIRANLVGYRRMTEGCGENFSGTGFDDLLEASGADALAAKLRERNAAAAAGIDAVPGEDLAAVLAQDKASMRTMYDAIKGVTDVLKTELVTVLDLELPQSVEGDND, via the coding sequence ATGAACACCGAGTCATCGCGCCCCCTCTACGTCCTGCGTGCGCGCGCCATCGCGCTCGCGGTGCCCGCCCTCCTCTCGCTGTCCGCGTGCAAGTCGGACAAGGTGACTCCGGCGGACGCCGGCACGGACAATCCCGACAACACGGTGGCCGCGACGCGCGCCGCGCTGCTGGAGGCATCCGGAGCTTGTGTGCTGCAGACGGCACGTGAGTTCCAGACGGTGGCCACCGCGATGGAGAGCGCTGTCGCGGCCCACGCCGCCACGCCGGATGCCACCACGCGAGACGCCGCGCGCGCGGCCTACCACCAGGCCATGGACGCGTGGCAGGTGGCGGAGGTGATGCAGTTCGGTCCCGCCGCGCCCCGCAGCCTCCCGGGCGGCGCGGAGATTCGTGACAACATCTACTCGTGGCCCCTGGTCAGCCGGTGTGCCATCGAGGAGCAGATCGTCAACCGCGGCTACGAGTCGGCGAGCTTCGACAGCTCGCTGGTGAGCCGCCGCGGCCTGTACGCGCTGGAGTACCTGCTCTTCTTCGAGGGCAACGACACCGCCTGCCCCGGCACCTCCGTCATCGTGTCCCAGGGCACGTGGGCGGCGCTGTCCGCGGACGAGCGGGCCGCGCGCAAGCGGGCGTACGCCGCAGTGGTGGCCGCCGACGTCCACCGCCGCGCGGACGCGCTGGTGAACGCGTGGGCCCCGGACGGGCAGAATTTCAGCAGGACGCTGACGACGGCGGGCTCCGGCAATGCCGTGTATCCCTCCACGCAAGCTGCGCTGAACTCCGTGAGCGACGCCATCTTCTATTTCGAGCGCGAGGTGAAGGACCTCAAGGTGGCACGGCCGCTGGCGCTGCGTGACTGCTCCACGTCGACGTGCCCCGAACACCTGGAGTCACAGTTCGCCGCGCGCTCGAAGGCGAACATCCGGGCCAACCTGGTGGGCTACCGGCGCATGACGGAAGGCTGTGGCGAGAACTTCTCCGGCACGGGCTTCGACGACCTGCTCGAGGCGTCGGGCGCCGACGCGCTGGCGGCGAAGCTGCGCGAGCGCAACGCGGCGGCGGCGGCGGGCATCGACGCCGTTCCAGGTGAAGACCTGGCGGCGGTCCTAGCTCAGGACAAGGCCTCGATGCGTACAATGTACGACGCCATCAAGGGCGTGACGGACGTGCTCAAGACGGAGCTCGTCACCGTTCTGGACCTGGAGCTGCCCCAGTCCGTCGAGGGGGACAATGACTGA
- a CDS encoding zinc metalloprotease HtpX has protein sequence MALHPSHDTGRAGADRPALHGGGGWHRLGNALKTTVLLAGLTALVLVIGDRLGGPRGLLFAGLFAVVMNFGSYWFSDRIALAIHGAKPLPYEQAPWLHDMVARLASRAGMPKPKVYILPTAAPNAFATGRNPSHAAIAVTAGLMELLDRRELEGVLAHELGHVRNRDTLIGTVAATLAGIISYAAQMLFWFGGSMLSRGDNDERGGLGSAFANLGLLLVAPIAATLLQLAVSRSREYGADQTGAELAGDPDALANALLKLERGAEAIPYDRAPATSHLFIVNPLHHGGVMALFSTHPPIPERVRRLREMGARLGARTGGRGGWEYAY, from the coding sequence ATGGCGCTCCACCCTTCCCACGACACGGGCCGCGCTGGTGCGGACCGGCCAGCGCTCCACGGTGGCGGCGGTTGGCACCGGCTGGGCAATGCGCTCAAGACCACCGTACTGCTGGCCGGGCTCACGGCCCTGGTGCTCGTCATCGGCGACCGCTTGGGCGGCCCGCGGGGCCTGCTCTTCGCCGGCCTCTTCGCGGTGGTGATGAACTTCGGCTCCTACTGGTTCAGCGACCGGATTGCCTTGGCCATCCACGGCGCCAAGCCGTTGCCCTACGAGCAGGCGCCCTGGCTGCACGACATGGTGGCGCGGCTGGCCTCCCGTGCGGGCATGCCGAAGCCCAAGGTCTACATCCTCCCCACGGCGGCGCCCAACGCGTTCGCCACGGGCCGCAACCCGAGCCACGCCGCCATCGCGGTGACGGCGGGGCTGATGGAGCTGCTCGACCGGCGCGAGCTGGAGGGCGTGCTGGCCCATGAACTGGGGCACGTGCGCAACCGGGACACCCTCATCGGCACGGTGGCGGCGACCCTGGCCGGCATCATCAGCTACGCCGCGCAGATGCTCTTCTGGTTCGGCGGCTCCATGCTCAGCCGGGGCGACAACGACGAGCGCGGCGGACTGGGCAGCGCCTTCGCCAACCTGGGCCTGCTGCTGGTGGCCCCCATCGCCGCCACGCTGCTCCAGCTCGCCGTCAGCCGCTCACGGGAGTACGGAGCGGACCAGACGGGCGCCGAGCTGGCGGGCGACCCGGACGCGCTCGCCAATGCCCTGCTGAAGCTGGAACGCGGCGCGGAGGCCATTCCCTACGACAGGGCCCCCGCCACCTCCCACCTCTTCATCGTCAACCCGCTCCACCATGGCGGAGTCATGGCCCTGTTCTCCACCCACCCGCCCATCCCCGAGCGGGTCCGCCGGCTGAGGGAGATGGGCGCCCGCCTGGGAGCCCGCACCGGTGGGCGCGGCGGCTGGGAGTACGCGTACTGA